The DNA sequence CGCCTTCAACTGTGGACGAGTTGAAGCTGCCGCCCGCAATCCCCCCGTTGGGGACTCCCGCGTAGGCCGTGGAGAAGTCACCGGTGACGCTGGCGACATTGCCGTTCGCGGTGACTCCGTTGACCCACCCCGCATACGCGGCGCTGTTCTCACCCTCCACGGTGGCGGTGTTGAACGATCCGCCGCCAGTCCCGGCGCCGGCGACGCTGTGGTCGCCGGTGGCCGAGGCGTAGTTGAACAGGCCGTGCCACGCTGTGGCGACGGCGCCGTCACCGTGGGCGATCGCAAGGTTGCCGAAGTCTGACACGGCAAACGCGGTACCGGACTGGTACAACGGAATCCCGCTGAACGAGATGGCGAAGTTGGCATAGTCGGTGGGGATGGTGGGCGGGGTTATCGAGCCCGCCGCACCGATCCCAGCGACCGCGTCGCTAACGTCCGCCGCTGCAAAGGCGGCGACGACGCCCAGTGCGCCGGCACCGCCGTCCACCGACGATGTCCCGGCGAAAGCGACCCCCGGTGTAGCCGCCAACGCGGCACCGATGCCCGCCGCGGCCGCCAAGACGCTAAGGCTGCCCACACGTTTGAGATTCCCCATTGTTGTGCCTTCCCCTGCTGTTCCCGGCCCTGATGGCTGGTTCTGAGGGCGATGCTAGGAGTTCGGGGCGGGACGGGGATACAGGGTTTCCCCTGGACTTTCTGACCCAATTTATAGGGTGGCTGGGCGCTCCGGCTCATAGCTGATGCATAGCCAAGACCTAGCGGCGCCGGGTGTTGCCCCCGGCAGGATGCCTTGTATGAGCGAAACACCTGACACCACAACCACCCCACCGGCACCGCCGGGTGAGCCCAAACCCTACTGGCTCTACCGGCTCGCGGCCTGGGTCGCCATCGTCGCCGGCATCGTCTTCATCGTCTCGTCGATCTTCTTCGCCGGAGTCTGGGTCAGCCGCGGCGGCCCGGGCGGGCACCACTGCCACGGACATCACGGGCATCACGGCCAGCACGCGATGTTCCACAAGGGCCACCACCGCGGACCGGGGCCGATGGGACCCGGCCCGGACCAGTGGGGACCCGGTGAGTTGCCGCCTTCGGTGACCACCCAGGCCCCGCCATCCGGCCGGTAGCCCGGTCCGGCCACGAGCAACCGGCCGCCGCCCCTCCCGAAGGGCGGCGGCCGGCGTCGTTGTGGGGCATGATGGATCGGTATGAGCGAGTCGCCAGTTTCCACCACACCGCCTCCTCCGTCACCACCGCCGAACCGGCTCTACCAAGCCGCCGCCTGGGTGGTGATCGTCGCCGGAACCGTCTTCGTCGCGGCCGTCATCTTCGGCACCGGCGTTTACCTCAGCGGCGGCGGTTGGTACGGGCATCACCACCACGGACCGTGCATGATGCATCACGGTCCTCCGATGGGCCCCGGCTTCGGACCCGGCGGCCCGGGTTTCGGGCCGATGGGCCCCGGTGAGGAACCGGGGTGGCCGGGATTCCGGCCGGCCGGCCCGGGTAATGGCCCCGGCGGGCCCGGCGGGCCACCAGCTCCGCCGTCGGCACCCGCGCCGCCACCCCCGCCGTCGCCGCCCCCGCACCGCTGATCCTTTCCAAAGCTGCCGAGTGTGCGGTTTCCTGCGCGACGTGCCATGTCAGCCGTAGGTAATCGCACACTCGTTGGCGGTCTGAGTCGAACGCGTTGAGTCACAGGCTCTTGAGCGCAAGAGGAGACAAGCAGATGACCGAGCACCACACCACTACCGATTCCGGAATCCCGGCGCCCAGCGACGGTGAGTCGCTGACGATCGGCCCGGATGGTCCCATCCTGTTGCAGGATCACTATCTGATCGAGCAGATGGCGATGTTCAACCGGGAGCGCACCCCGGAACGTCAGCCGCACGCCAAGGGCGGTGGGGCATTTGGGCACTTCGAGGTCACCGCAGACGTCACCAAGTACACCAGGGCCGCGGTGTTCGCGCCGGGCGCCAAGACCGAAACGCTGACAAGGTTTTCCACCGTCGCCGGCGAGCGGGGCAGCCCAGACACCTGGCGGGACCCCCGCGGTTTCGCGACGAAGTTCTACACCTCTGAGGGCAACTTTGACCTGGTTGGCAACAACACCCCGGTCTTTTTCATGCGTGATCCGTTGAAGTTCCAACACTTCATCCGCTCGCAGAAGCGTCGCGCGGCCAGCAACTTGCGCGACCACAACATGCAGTGGGACTTCTGGAGCCTCACACCGGAGTCGGCTCACCAGGTCACCTGGCTGATGGGAGACCGGGGCATCCCGAAGAACTGGCGTCACATGAACGGCTACTCCAGTCACACCTATAGCTGGATCAACGCCGCCGGAGAGATCTTCTGGGTCAAATACCACTTCATCAGCGACCAGGGTGTGGAGTTCCTCGCCCAGGATGAGGCCGACCGGTTGGCCGGCGTCGATGCCGACTACCACCAGCGGGACCTCTACGAGGCGATCGAGCGCGGTGAATATCCGAGTTGGACGCTGAAGATGCAGATCATGCCGTTCGAGGAGGCAAAGACCTACCGCTACAACCCGTTTGATCTGACCAAGGTGTGGCCGCACGCCGACTACCCGCTGATCGACGTCGGCACGCTGACCCTGGACCGCAATGTCAGCGACTATCACAGTGAGATCGAGCAGGCGGCGTTCCAGCCCAACAACATGGTGCCCGGCACCGGTTTGAGCCCGGACAAGATGCTGCTGGCTCGAGGTTTCTCCTACGCCGACGCCCACCGGGCCCGGATCGGGACGAACTACAGTCAATTGCCGGTCAATGCACCGAAATCCGAGGTGCACAGCTACTCCAAAGACGGTGCCATGCGGTTCGTCAATGCGACGGACCCGGTGTACGCGCCGAACTCGATGGGCGGCCCCAAGGCTGACCCGGCGCGTGCTGCCGAAGTGCGATGGCACGCCGACGGGGACATGGTGCGCTCCGCCTACACGCTGCGCCCCGACGACGACGACTTCAGCCAGGCCCGGACTCTGGTCCGCGATGTCCTCGATGACGACGCTCGGAAGCGGTTGGCTGCCAATATTATTGGCCACGTGTCGGCCGGTGTCACCGAGCCGGTGCTGTCCCGGGTGTTCGAGTACTGGCGCAACGTCGACCCCGATCTGGGTCGCGCGGTGGAGGCCGGGGTGCGAGCCAACCTTGCCTGACGGCCGGCGGTCCGCCGCGACTTTGCTGGCGGGGCTGGGACTGGCCGCTGTCGGTGCAGCGGTCACTCCGGTCGCCGCCGCCGGGCCCTCCGAACCCGGCGTGGTCTCCTACGCGGTGCTGCCGAAGGGTTCGGTCGGCAACATCGTCGGGGCCCCGATGGGCTTCGAAGCCGTCTCCGGCCAGCCGTTCCAGGCTTACTGGGTCGATGACCCGGCATGCAACAACTGGGCCGACGTCGGACTGCCCGAGGTCTACAACGATCCCGACCTGGCATCGTTCAACAGCGCCGTCACCCAGACCTCGGCCACCGATCAGGGCCATTTCGTCAAGCAGGCGGTGGGGGTGTTCGCCACCAACGATGCTGCCGCCGCAGCGTTCCACCGTGTCGTCGACCGGACCGGCGGCTGTTCGGGCCGCACCACCGCGATGCATCTGGACAACGGAGTTACCCAGGTCTGGGAGTTCAGCGGCGGGCCGGCCACGGCTACGGACGCGGCCTGGACCAAGCAGGAGGCCGGCACGGACCGGCGCTGTTTCAACCAGACCCGGCTGCGGGCCAACGTCTTGTTGCAGGCCAAGGTCTGCCAGTCCGGTAACGCCGGCCCGGCGGTGAACGTGCTGGCAGGAGCGATGCAGAACTCCCTAGGTCAATAATCACCGGTCCGCTTGTCGCCCCTCTCCGGTAGCGTCGGGAAGATCGACGGGCGGAGGGGTTGATATGGGGTTCGCCGCGGCGACGCAACTGTCCCGCGGAGATGAATCTTGCCTGGGCGGCCCCGAGCTGTCCGGTGCCGCCGACGCCGCGGACTACATCACGCAGCGTTGCCTCACCGACGCCCCGCACGGCCGGGTGGGTTTGGAGATCGAAGCACACTGCTTCGACCCGACCGACCCGCACCGTCGGCCCGGCTGGGCCGAGATCGGTGACGTGCTGCGGCCTCTGCCGGCCTTGCCGGGCGGCAGTGTCGTCACGGTCGAGCCCGGCGGTGCTGTGGAGCTCTCCGGCCCACCGCTGACCGATGCCCTCGCCGCGATCGACGCGATGGCGGCCGACCAGGCGGTGCTGCGGGCGGCGTTCGCCGACGCCGGCCTAGGGCTGGTACAGCTGGGCGCCGACCCGCTGCGGCCCACGGAGCGGGTCAACCCCGGTGAGCGTTACGCGGCCATGGAACAGTTCTTCGCCGCCAGCCACACCGGTTCGGCCGGTGCGGCGATGATGACATCGACGGCGTCGGTCCAGCTCAATCTGGATGCCGGTACACGTTCCGGTTGGGCCGACCGTATCCGGCTGGCCCACGCCCTGGGCCCGACGATGGTCGCGATCGCCGCGAACTCACCGCTGCTGGCCGGAGAGTCCTCTGGCTGGCGCTCCACCCGGCAGCGGGTGTGGAGCCGGCTGGACTCGGCGCGCTGCGGTCCCGTCCTCGGCCTAGACGGCACCGACC is a window from the Mycobacterium sp. SVM_VP21 genome containing:
- a CDS encoding sensor domain-containing protein, yielding MPDGRRSAATLLAGLGLAAVGAAVTPVAAAGPSEPGVVSYAVLPKGSVGNIVGAPMGFEAVSGQPFQAYWVDDPACNNWADVGLPEVYNDPDLASFNSAVTQTSATDQGHFVKQAVGVFATNDAAAAAFHRVVDRTGGCSGRTTAMHLDNGVTQVWEFSGGPATATDAAWTKQEAGTDRRCFNQTRLRANVLLQAKVCQSGNAGPAVNVLAGAMQNSLGQ
- a CDS encoding catalase, whose translation is MTEHHTTTDSGIPAPSDGESLTIGPDGPILLQDHYLIEQMAMFNRERTPERQPHAKGGGAFGHFEVTADVTKYTRAAVFAPGAKTETLTRFSTVAGERGSPDTWRDPRGFATKFYTSEGNFDLVGNNTPVFFMRDPLKFQHFIRSQKRRAASNLRDHNMQWDFWSLTPESAHQVTWLMGDRGIPKNWRHMNGYSSHTYSWINAAGEIFWVKYHFISDQGVEFLAQDEADRLAGVDADYHQRDLYEAIERGEYPSWTLKMQIMPFEEAKTYRYNPFDLTKVWPHADYPLIDVGTLTLDRNVSDYHSEIEQAAFQPNNMVPGTGLSPDKMLLARGFSYADAHRARIGTNYSQLPVNAPKSEVHSYSKDGAMRFVNATDPVYAPNSMGGPKADPARAAEVRWHADGDMVRSAYTLRPDDDDFSQARTLVRDVLDDDARKRLAANIIGHVSAGVTEPVLSRVFEYWRNVDPDLGRAVEAGVRANLA
- the egtA gene encoding ergothioneine biosynthesis glutamate--cysteine ligase EgtA, with the translated sequence MGFAAATQLSRGDESCLGGPELSGAADAADYITQRCLTDAPHGRVGLEIEAHCFDPTDPHRRPGWAEIGDVLRPLPALPGGSVVTVEPGGAVELSGPPLTDALAAIDAMAADQAVLRAAFADAGLGLVQLGADPLRPTERVNPGERYAAMEQFFAASHTGSAGAAMMTSTASVQLNLDAGTRSGWADRIRLAHALGPTMVAIAANSPLLAGESSGWRSTRQRVWSRLDSARCGPVLGLDGTDPATDWARYALKAPVMLVHTPEAIPVSRYVPFADWADGRVRLGDRRAGTKDLDYHLTTLFPPVRPRGWLEIRYLDSVDDTLWPALIFTLATLLDDPVAADSAADAVAPVATAWDVAARIGLADPRLHAAAGHCVGLVADRAPASLRDGMDRLVGMVERGRCPADDVTDEVTRTGATAMVTRLARRQL